One region of Sus scrofa isolate TJ Tabasco breed Duroc chromosome 3, Sscrofa11.1, whole genome shotgun sequence genomic DNA includes:
- the TEX37 gene encoding testis-expressed sequence 37 protein, whose amino-acid sequence MAGVVYPRQAPVDLDTYQSSYMVDYKPYGKHKYVRVAPEEQAKLDTQLRNKEFYRPVPIANPRLEDGYAAFRRRHMTARDLGLPGFFPPQSHVTTVEDEGRFLSVCPTLYPVSHDLYLAHGDPNRIRQSADFPCLLEPERQPAVEVGTGYFLLPGCACPYRCTVKVPILNRWGPLMPFYQ is encoded by the exons GCCCCCGTGGATTTAGACACATACCAAAGCTCCTACATGGTCGACTACAAACCCTATGGGAAGCACAAATATGTCAGGGTTGCACCGGAAGAG CAAGCAAAGCTGGACACCCAACTCCGGAACAAAGAGTTTTATCGGCCAGTCCCCATCGCCAACCCCCGGCTGGAAGATGGGTACGCTGCCTTCCGAAGACGGCACATGACCGCCAGAGACCTGGGGCTACCAGGCTTCTTCCCGCCCCAGAGCCACGTGACGACAGTGGAGGACGAAGGCAGGTTTCTCAGCGTCTGCCCAACGCTGTATCCAGTTTCCCACGATCTGTACCTGGCCCATGGGGACCCCAACCGGATTCGCCAGAGTGCGGACTTCCCATGCCTTCTGGAGCCTGAGCGCCAGCCTGCCGTAGAGGTGGGCACAGGCTACTTTCTCCTGCCCGGCTGTGCCTGTCCTTATCGCTGTACAGTCAAGGTCCCCATCTTGAACCGCTGGGGGCCCTTAATGCCATTTTACCAGTAG